TGATTGGGAATTAATGGACAGACAAATAGATTCGTTTAAATCACATaaccacggagcgtgagtgaaatgaagcttctcactcaccgctccgtggtctcccgtcAGCACCGCGCTGCAGGACCTTATGTTCACACATCGTCAGcgcgctggctgacgctgtgtgaaACGTCAGgtccccagtgcatgctgggatgaagaaccgtctcctgcggactccatgtgTCGCGCACTCTGCACtgaaaggtaagtataaagttaGCAGAGGCAGCAGCTTGGAAGGGtgggggggcacctgtgatttggcatggggaaatgggggcacctgtgatttggcatgggcTGGGggaaatgggggcacctgtgatttggcatgtataaagttattggcgggggtgggcacctgtgatttggcatgtataaCATTATTGGCAGGGGAAGAGGAGTTAATGGGGCACCTTTGATTTGGCACATGAAGTGGCTGATCTGTGgtagtgggggacatggtggatggcataggagggactggggaagggggacatcatggcagtctagatggcatggagggggtgatagcagtgccatcatgggggcactgggggacatggcatcgaggggctgctgatctgatAACACTGGGGGAGTTGGGCACATGGTGGCTAGCACGGAGGCACTGGGGAAAGGGGGACATGATGGCAATCTGTattgaggggctgatggcagtgccatcatgggggtactgggggacatggcatggaggggctgctgatctgatggcactgggggacatggtggatcgtataggaggcactggggaagggggacatcctggcaatctggatggaggggctgatggctgtgccATCATGGGggtactgggggacatggcatggaggggctgctgatctgatggcattgggggacatggtggatcatataggaggcactggggaagggggacatcctggcaatctggatggaggggctgatggcagtgccatcatgggggcactgggggacatggcatggaggggctgctgatctgatggcactgggggacgtggatggcataggaggcactgggaaagggggacatttttataaagcaatacgttattttaagaagttttttcttattagattattcgattaattgtaaaaaataatcaatagaatactcaattacttaaataatcgtttactgcagccctattgTCCATGTATATTTTTCTGCAGCATGTGATTCCTGTGCATAATGTTATAAAGTAGTTTACTCCACCACTTCCCTCACCCAGACACATCTGTACTTGACCTAAGCCAAaagctaaaggggttttccaacctaACACTTGTGATATCAACATCTGTTcaagaccctggtaagggctcatgcacacaagcatgtgcagtgcattggggactgcaaattgtgctccccaatgcaccGACAACGTTCATGTGGCCTGCGCtggtggatgcagacccattcaaattgaaGCTCCATATTGCTTCATTGGCCTTCCGCTCTATAtcttccggattgtggacccattcaatgcAGGCATGGctggcacacgtttgtgtgcatgaaccctaatccTGAAAATAGGGATTGTTCCTGCTAGATAAGTGGCTGCATACCCACAGTCGCTGCTATTTAAAGTGTATTCTGTTTTGGCATCCATAGGTGTCGCAGCAGTCAGTCCCTACCAATCATACTTTTATGGTATATGTAGATGAAAGTGTTTTTTGTGTAAATGTCTCACATGCAGAATGATATTCCCACTTGTTGAGCATTCGGGCAAGAACTGGTCATTGTAAGGTGAAAATGATGTTCAAGTCATCTTTCTGACATGCTGGATTATTTCCATGCAATAATCATCTTCGTCTTTTCCTTTTGTCATAGAAGAAGGAAGTATTTTGTTTACCATTGAGGACGGGCAGATGTTTTACTGACAGTCATTGTCGGTACGACATCTCTCTGTCTGTGGCCAACCAGAGATTTAGAGAGGTAAGTATGGTTTTGTTTTCATAGTGTGGTCTACTGTGGCACTATTTAACATCTGCCACATATTACAATTTGTCTCCTCCCCCCAATCTCCTCTACTAAAATGCCTCTCTGAAGCCTTTTCCACACTTTGGTCAGTACTGATATTCATTAAGCACCGTGTTTTTCTCTCCTAACAGATATCACTGAAACTGAAGAAATCCCTGAACGTTCCTACAACACTGTTCCTTTCTCAGAATTTTTGactgatgatgatagaaatgttcaGACTGTACAATGCAGAACGGATGAAGCAGCCATGATCAAGAGTCTCGAAAAAGTTATAGAAGATCCAGCTTCTTGTGAAGAAAGTTGCATTACCAATTTTAACATGTTCACCCCCACACATCATTTAGAGAAATATCCATCTCACCACACTAAGGATAAATTGTTTCCAGGTGAACAAGTAATTCTCATGAACGCTAACATTTCTTCCCCCACACATCATATACCACAAGAACCATCTCTTAATATTAAGGAGGAATCCCTCTCATGTGATGTTGAAACTTTCTCAGATAGCGATGCCTACTCACCCATTGACCATGTACAGTATTCACCTTCTGGTAATAAAGAGGACTATGCCTTGTGTGAATATGCTTGTATTCCGGCAAGCAAACCACAAACTGTGACTAAACCCCAAGAGTGTTCTGAATGTCACATGTGTTTTACAAGTATGATAGGATTTTTAGAACATCAGTTAATTCACACAAAGGAAAAATCCTATATTTGCCCAGAATGCAAGAAATCTTTTGCCAATGATTCAGAATTTCTTTTACATTTGAGGTTTCACCAAAGAGACAAGAAGTTTGCATGTGCTGAATGTGGGAAGAGTTTCAAGAGAAGGACACATCTTTCCATGCATGAGAAgatccacacaggagagaaaccatactcGTGCaaagaatgtggcaaatgttttattcGACACTCTTATTTCATCATCCACCAAAGAATCCAcactggagagaagccatattcttgtTCAGAATGTCATAAGTGTTTTACCAGCAAACCAGAACTGGTGagccaccagaggattcatacaggagaaaagccatttcTGTgcactgaatgtgggaaatgctttaataGCAACAAAAGTTTATATCGGCACCgaatgagtcacacaggggaaaggCCGTTTCCTTGCGctcaatgtgggaaaagtttcaCCAGCAGGAGGAACCTTAATACACACTTAAGAAgccacacaggggaaaagccattcTCTTGTGACCAGTGTGGAAAGTTTTTTACCTGTAAAAGAAATCTCCAGGCTCATCAGAGACtccacacaggagaaaagccattcTGTTGTGCTGCCTGCAGGATGAGGTTTACCAATAAACCACAACTTGTGCGTCATCAACAAGCTCATATACATCATACTACAAGTGTTTTTAAAGAAGAAATTTTTATGACAGAGGTGAATGATCAGTAAGTCAGCACACAACAAGCTTAAAAGTAATACATTGCCCATGGTCATACTGTCTGTTGCCACTTGGATTTGATATGAAGTACAAACTTCATTTTGTTGTCCTAAACTAATTGAAGGTGTTTTACCTCATTGAATGTTACCTTCTGCAAGGCAATGTTGAGTTATAGAAAAAACTGTGCAACAGGTTCATCTGCAGAGATAAAGACTGAGCTTTGCATGGCACTTTAATGTTGATCGACAATAATACTcagtttgggctcatgcacacgacggtgaTTGGCCTGGGAAACGCAGTCTGTGTGTCTGCCGGATCTCCCGGGCCTACTATGGCTCCCCTGAACTGAACTGATTGCATCATAAAACACTAAGATACAGTCAGTTCAGTGCAGGGGAGCCGCAGTCGGCCTGGGAGATCTGGCAGACACACAGACCGCACTTCCcaggccaatcacagtcatgtgcatgagccattaaAAACAGAAAAAGTCATTCTACAGTAACTCTGTCAGTTGTGTAAATTTACATTGAAAACACCACTGCCTGTAGTTTTCACAACATTAAATCAAATGTGTTTTTATTAAAGGCGTTTCCAGCCGTTTACATTCTTTATAAATGGCTTCCTATGGTAAAAAATAATACCTTACCGATCCTCCATTGCTTCTGTTCTTTTGCCGTATGGCACTTGGTGGCCTCTGGTTATCTCAGCATGCAGAAATGGCTGTTTAGCTCATTGCTGGCTGAGGTTGgtgactgtaaagggggaatattaatcaccaatatttatgcaaatatcgataattaatattcataaataggaggagccgtctattgataactccgcctatttatgcctttaaataacaacaacaataccttcgctatgctttacactagtcacttatgctaactgcatgcgccttactaactaactatcgccaataactacacgttacacagatacaaatataacggtatttattaacaatgcaatacactaacaatgcagcactaaatatacagtactcaactacactacacgttcccaattccacccataaactaactatacgatacacacattcaatattaacagcccacccacctagtactatatactatccctatgggggagACGAAGGTTGACagtggtcttacaagggtgtaagccaaccacaaagcataaatataccgcgggaggtgatgagagtaaatcagggatcagggcaacaaggggcgtaaagggttaccaggggtgtaggaTTATCAGGGGTAATAGGTAGGGACCAGAGGTatgtagggtagggttaccaggggtatatagggtagggttaccaggggtatatagggtagggttaccaggggtgtgtatATCAGGGGAGCAggggatagggttaccaggggatatatagtgagggttaccaggggatagcaggagggtatatagtgagggttaccaggggatagcaggagggtatatagggttaccaggggatagcaggagggtatatagggttaccaggggatagcaggagggtaCCAGGGGATAGCGGGAGggtatatagggttaccaggggatagcaggGGGGTATATCTCAAGAGAGAGATATAGCAGGGGATCCAGATACTTAGGGTTTAATGCTCGTTCATCTAggggttgctcgttcgtccagggggtcTCCTTCGGTCTGGGTGGGCGGCCAGCTCTCTCCTCCTTAGTGCAGGGCCTGCCGGACTTATatgtccggccgcccgcactgccgtacCACCCACACAGCGGTGTGCGAGCGCGCACCACCGTGAAGGACACGTGGGctggcgcggtgagatgacgtcaccgcgcctgcacgcgcgccgcagggccgcgtgcacttgctgacaggcgggagatcctttgatctcccgcctgtagctctcagcattccggacatcgcaatggtaattgcgatgccagaatgcacataatagagtgagcggaggtatctcctctctctctattatgcttaattatctccagcagggccgcagataattagaacaaaatccttttgagttcaccagaatgaccggaccttgtccggtcattctggcgccttcacccagattacatcaatgtaaatgcttggggcacatttacattgatgcatctgtgtccatgtgggggggggggggatttatatggtaggGGGATATATATGATcattataggatacagggggcattataggatacagggggcattataggatacaggggCATTATAGACATATATctattaaagggggcacatacatatatgaattcccacaggggcatgaatgagcccctggggaatatcaggcagatgggcgcaggtgctgggcacatctgcgcacatcgccctctgagtggattatgcaccgctaatatatacatatatatatatgcatgcccagtaggcacgcatatatatttatgcatacctgccacccttcctcaacagtgaCCATTGGGGGAACCTTGTAGCATTGTAACAATAGGGACTGGTAAGGTGATATTggctgattttattattttacaaaatCGAGAACTTAACAAAAAAAGAATGATCTGACAGTGTCATTAACCGATGCTTAGGTAATtcctattttaattttaatttatggcCTCATCTGAAATTGTTGCATTTTTGCTTTAAGGTGTAACTCCAGTCAAAGAAAAAACTTAAAAAGAACATCCTTGGTGAATCTGCAGCTTCTTAACCCTTGAAAATATAAGAATTCATAGTATGGATTTGTCTCACTTTTAGATGGAATCTGCTAGATCTTAGAGCAAAATTACAATAACCATCAGAGGTATCACAATGCTGATTGAAACATTTttcttaacttaaaggggttgtgcaggtcaTATCTAGATGACctttcgtcaggataggtcatcaatattggatcTGCGGGGGTTTGAAGTTTTGGCGGTGCAGTTTAacaacaagtactcgctccattcaaatAACTTGTAATTGCCATATTTTGCACCCtggccataagacgcacctaggttttggagaaagaaaatagcaaaaacatatttttcatcagacctcagctcagagccccattGAGACTcccaatgttaggctactttcacacttgcgttcggagcggatccgtctggtatctgcacagacggatccgctcctataatgcaaacaatggtatccgttcagaacgcatccgtctgcataactgttttttcagatcggagttttcacatagtgaaaactcagatccgacagtatattctaacacagaggcgttcccatggtgatggggcacctgaggggttaattgtgcgtatcatagccccctgtaagagatcaggtgctgccaggcagcaggtgccagacccccctccctccccagttttaaattaattggtggccagtgcggccccccctccctcttcagtattatattcattggtggccagtgcggccctcctccctccctccctagtattatattcattggtggccagtgcggcccccctctctccctccccagtattatattggtggccagtgcggcccccctccatccccagtattatattcattggtggccagtgcggcctcccctctcccccccccctaattaaaatcacccccccatcattggtggaagcggagagttccgatcggagtcctagtttaatcgctggggctccgatcggttaccatggcagccaagacgctactgcagtcctggctgccatggttacttagcaattttagaagcattatacttacctgcgctgtctgtgtccggccgggcgctcctcctactggtaagtgaaaggtctgtgcggcgcattgcttatagcacagacctttcacttaccagtaggaggagcgcccggccggtcacagacagcgcaggtaagtataatgcttctaaaattgctaagtaaccatggcagccaggactgcagtagcgtcttggctgccatggtaaccaatcggagccccagcgattaaactgggactccgatctgaactctccgctgccaccaatgatgggggggtgattttaattaggggggggagaggggaggccgcactggccaccaatgaatatactggggagggagggggccgcactggccaccaatgaatataatactggggagggaggggggccgcactggccaccaatgaatataatactggggagggaggggggccgcacctgaggggttaattgtgcggatcacagccccctgtaagagatcgggtgctgccaggcagcagggggccgctatgtccacagttcttagtatattataacttgaagcgtccccatcactatgagaacgcctctgtgttagaatatactgtcggatctgagtttcacgatctaactcaaatccgatggtatattctaacatagaggcgttcccatggtgatggggacgcttcaagttaaaatataccatcgtattggagaaaactccgatccgatggtatattaatagggactcctgactttacattgaaagtcaatgggggacggatccgtttgcaattgcaccatattgtgtcaacgtcaaacggatccgtccccattgacttgcattgtaagtaaggacggatccatttggctccgcacggccaggcggacaccaaaacactgcaagctgcgttcgggtgttcgcctcctgagcggaatggaggcggaacggagccaaactgatgcattctgaacggatccttagggctctttcacacttgcgttcttgtcttccggcatagagttccgtcgtcggggctctatgccggaagaatcctgatcaggattatcctaatgcattctgaatggagagaaatccgttcaggatgcatcaggatgtcttcagttccggaacggaacgttttttggccggagaaaataccgcagcatgctgcgctttttgctccggccaaaaatccggaacacttgccgcaaggccggatccggaattaatgcccattgaaaggcattgatccggatccggccttaagctaaacgtcgtttcggcgcattgccggagccgacatttagctttttcagagtggttaccatggctgccaagacgctaaagtcctggcagccatggtaaaatgtagtggggagcgggggagcagtatacttaccgtccgtgcggctccccgggcgctccagagtgacgtcagggcgccccaagcgcatggatgacgtgatcgcatggatcacgtcatccatgtgcatggggcgctctgacgtcattctggagcgccccgggagccgcacggactgtaagtataccgctcccccgctcctactatggcaaccaggactttaatagcgtcctgggtgccatagtaacactgaacgcatttggaagacggttccgtcttcaaatgctttcagtacacttgcgtttttccggatccggcgtgtaattccggcaagtggagtacacgccggatccggacaacgcaagtgtgaaagaggccttatccattcagaatgcattggggctgtatggatccgtttggggccgcttgtgagagccttcaaacggaactcacaagcggaaccccgaacgcaagtgtgaaagtagccttaatcagacatcagaacagacccccaatattaataagacctccaatcagacctgagatcagacccccaatgtttgtAAGACCCctatttagacctcagatcagacccccagtgtttcTAAAACCCCAATTAGACCCCCATGTTAATAAGTCCCCCGtgttaatcagatctcagatcagagaaAAGAAAGctcacctctcctgctctggacaccGCCGCTGCTGCACCTGAGATCCAGGTCCTGCTGCGCTGTGAACAAATGTCAcacagcatgagaccacagacCGGGCCAACGTCCTCATGCTCTTAAGAACAGGGTCCCCGAAGTGTACAGAGAGCAGCCTTGCATGTGTGGCCACTCTCCGTTCACCGCTATCGGTGTTATTTGCGTGGTGGTAAAGACCATCACTGGCAGGCGCCATGTGTGGTGGGGGATTAAAGAACTGCTGGAGGCAGGGACATTAGGGGGCAGATAGTCTGATCAGGCAGTGAGGAGCAGGACAAAAAGGGAAGAGGCTTTCCAACTGTGTCTATCAGAGCCAAACCCCTTCATGTGATGAGGTCTAATTAGATGTCTCAACACGGGAGAGTGAAAACTGTTTCCTCCTGTGTCGAGGACTTCCTGTCTCAGGGAAAACTTGCACAGAAGAGGGGGAAGCAGCAAAATTTAAAggtaaattagtgaaatttatgttATATATGGGGAATAAGTTGCTATTGCAGCATAATTTTAgacataattaaccccttaaggactcagccctattgcaccttaaagggcttctgtcaccccactaaacagtttttttttttttgttttttttttgttacatataatccctatactgcgatttatgcatacatactgtaattaataattttggttcagcagattatgttaaaaaaacacttttaaaatatgcaaattaccttgctaccagcaagtagggcggatacttgctggtagcagccgcatcctcctatcctaaagacgccccctccacatgttgattgacagggccagcgaacgggatctttctctgctggccctgtttgcattcaaaatctggcgcctgcgccgtacctgtcttcagtcggtgcaggcgcactgagaggcagccgctccttcctcaatgcgcctcaatgcgcctgcgccgggtgtagatgtgacgtcatcggcgcaggcacattgaggatggagcggcctgcgccgactgaagacaggtacggcgcaggccgtttagtggggtgacagaagccctttaaggatttggccattttttgcaaatctgaccagtgtcaatttaagtgctcataactttaaaacgctttgacttacccaggccgttctgagattgttttttcgtcacatattgtacttcatgacactgctaaaattgggtcaaatttaccaaaatttcaaagtttcagtttctctacttctataatacatagtaatacccccaaaaattgtgatgactttacattccccatatgtctacttcatgtttgtagcattttgagaatgatattttattttttggggatgttacatagctttgaagtttagaagcaaattttgaaatttttctgaaattttccaaatcccactttttatggaccagttcaggtttgaagtcactttgtgaggcttacctaatagaaaccatccaaaaatgaccccattctagaaactacacccctcaaggtattcaaaactgtttttacaaactttgttaaccctttaggtcttccacaagacttcatggcacatggacataaaatgtaagaattgtgatttctttggaaaattttccaatatcatcaattttttccaggaagaaaaataagggttaactgccaaacaaaactcaatatgggttgccctgattctgtagtttgcagaaacaccccatatgtggttgtaaactactgtttggccaaacgggaggacatagaaggaggggaacaccatatgggttttgcaaggcagattttgcaggactggttttgtttataccatgtcccatttgaagccccccgttgcacccctagaatagaaatttcaaaaaagtgactccatctaagaaagtacatccctcaaggtattcaaaactgagtttacaaactttgttaaccctttaggtgttccacaagagttaatggcagatggagaaacaatttaaaaatttctatttttttgaaacttttccattttaacccattttttccagtaataaagtaagggttaactgccaaacaaaactcaatatgggttgccctgattctgtagttggcaaaaacaccccatatgtggtcgtaaactactgtttggccaaacgggaggacatagaaagaggggaacgccatatgggttttgcaaggcagattttgcaggactggttttgtttataccatgtcccatttcaagcccccccttgcacccctagaatagaaattccaaaaaagtgactccatctaagaaagtacacccctcaaggtattcaaaactgggtttacaaactttgttaaccctttagatgttccacaagagttaatggcagatggagaaacaatttagaaatttctatttgttggaaaattttccatttcaacccttactttattactgggaaaaaatgggttaacagccaaacaaaactcaaaatgggttgccctgattctgtagtttgcggaaataccccatatgtggtcgtaaactactatttggctaaacggcaggacatagaagaaggggaacgccatatggtttttggaaggcagattttgctggactggtttatttacaccatgtaccctttcaagccccctgatgcacccctagagtagaaactccataaaagtgaccccatctaggaaactacgggatacggtggttgttgttttgggactatttttagggtaaataatatgatttttggttgctctttattacatttttttgaggcaaggtaacaaaaaaatgtaattctaaaattgtttctacattcgctatttagttttgtggaacacctaaagggttaacaaagtttgtaaagtaacttttgaatatcttgaggggtgtagtttcttagatgggatcacttttttggagtttctagtctatgctacatcagggggggcttctaatgggacatggtataaataaaccagtccatcaaaatctgccttccagaaaccatatggagttcccttcgttctatgccctgccgcgtggctatatagccatttacgaccacatatgggatgtttctgcaaactacagaatcagggcaataaatatttagttttgtttggctgttaacccttgctttattaccgtaaaaaaggattcaaatggaaattttgcccaaaaatgggtgttttggcactgtttttattttatatttttaacactgttcatccgaggggtttggtcaaatgttattttcatAGGGCTGTATCCATTTAGCAGCTAGGGTTTTGCGTGCCTGATATAAGATTCTATTGATTCCGATTGTAACATTTGGTGCCAAGTTATCCGAATCTAACATACCAAGCAAGCAAAACCTAGGATCCAGTTTATAATTAGTGCTataaattttgtttaataaattgatTATATCTGTCCAATAGCCTTGTAGCGCACTGCAATTCCACAGCATATGGAGCAATCTGGCCCCTTCTTCCCCACATTTCGGACACTTGGAGTCAGATCTATATCCCACCTTCCATAAGAAGATTGGAGTTCTATATACCCTGTGTATCATATAGAGTTGAGACAGTCTAGCcgaataaagcatttttaaaaacaaaaatttggtttttgtatctccattttctg
This window of the Bufo bufo chromosome 6, aBufBuf1.1, whole genome shotgun sequence genome carries:
- the LOC121004697 gene encoding zinc finger protein 501-like isoform X2, translating into MITELLTGEVSVRWHSVAVYFSMDEWEYLEGHKDLYKDIMENHQTITLLDITETEEIPERSYNTVPFSEFLTDDDRNVQTVQCRTDEAAMIKSLEKVIEDPASCEESCITNFNMFTPTHHLEKYPSHHTKDKLFPGEQVILMNANISSPTHHIPQEPSLNIKEESLSCDVETFSDSDAYSPIDHVQYSPSGNKEDYALCEYACIPASKPQTVTKPQECSECHMCFTSMIGFLEHQLIHTKEKSYICPECKKSFANDSEFLLHLRFHQRDKKFACAECGKSFKRRTHLSMHEKIHTGEKPYSCKECGKCFIRHSYFIIHQRIHTGEKPYSCSECHKCFTSKPELVSHQRIHTGEKPFLCTECGKCFNSNKSLYRHRMSHTGERPFPCAQCGKSFTSRRNLNTHLRSHTGEKPFSCDQCGKFFTCKRNLQAHQRLHTGEKPFCCAACRMRFTNKPQLVRHQQAHIHHTTSVFKEEIFMTEVNDQ
- the LOC121004697 gene encoding zinc finger protein 436-like isoform X1 — encoded protein: MDSPPNSPRMDKEVPRPMMGRILNLSLKIIYLLTGEDYGPQRKSWEEFADSGHSCAARRLRSPWSPVNELKILKLANMITELLTGEVSVRWHSVAVYFSMDEWEYLEGHKDLYKDIMENHQTITLLDITETEEIPERSYNTVPFSEFLTDDDRNVQTVQCRTDEAAMIKSLEKVIEDPASCEESCITNFNMFTPTHHLEKYPSHHTKDKLFPGEQVILMNANISSPTHHIPQEPSLNIKEESLSCDVETFSDSDAYSPIDHVQYSPSGNKEDYALCEYACIPASKPQTVTKPQECSECHMCFTSMIGFLEHQLIHTKEKSYICPECKKSFANDSEFLLHLRFHQRDKKFACAECGKSFKRRTHLSMHEKIHTGEKPYSCKECGKCFIRHSYFIIHQRIHTGEKPYSCSECHKCFTSKPELVSHQRIHTGEKPFLCTECGKCFNSNKSLYRHRMSHTGERPFPCAQCGKSFTSRRNLNTHLRSHTGEKPFSCDQCGKFFTCKRNLQAHQRLHTGEKPFCCAACRMRFTNKPQLVRHQQAHIHHTTSVFKEEIFMTEVNDQ
- the LOC121004697 gene encoding zinc finger protein 501-like isoform X3 codes for the protein MDEWEYLEGHKDLYKDIMENHQTITLLDITETEEIPERSYNTVPFSEFLTDDDRNVQTVQCRTDEAAMIKSLEKVIEDPASCEESCITNFNMFTPTHHLEKYPSHHTKDKLFPGEQVILMNANISSPTHHIPQEPSLNIKEESLSCDVETFSDSDAYSPIDHVQYSPSGNKEDYALCEYACIPASKPQTVTKPQECSECHMCFTSMIGFLEHQLIHTKEKSYICPECKKSFANDSEFLLHLRFHQRDKKFACAECGKSFKRRTHLSMHEKIHTGEKPYSCKECGKCFIRHSYFIIHQRIHTGEKPYSCSECHKCFTSKPELVSHQRIHTGEKPFLCTECGKCFNSNKSLYRHRMSHTGERPFPCAQCGKSFTSRRNLNTHLRSHTGEKPFSCDQCGKFFTCKRNLQAHQRLHTGEKPFCCAACRMRFTNKPQLVRHQQAHIHHTTSVFKEEIFMTEVNDQ